One window from the genome of Bacillus kexueae encodes:
- a CDS encoding TetR/AcrR family transcriptional regulator produces MDLSKMMETILNEESNEKKMSEKQKKVVVAAIEMFAEKGYAATSTSEIAKRAGVAEGTIFRHYKTKKDLLLSIVMPTIVNYLAPFFAKNFVNEVFNDKHATFETFLRTLIQNRYEFAKQNFPSLRIFMQEILYQQELREVFVTQFQKLIYPKFTVIINHFQEKGEIVDLPPNTVIRYLVSNVIGLMVHRFIISPSDEWDDETEIEQTIQFIMKGLKRE; encoded by the coding sequence ATGGATTTATCCAAAATGATGGAAACGATTTTAAATGAAGAGTCTAACGAAAAGAAAATGAGTGAAAAACAGAAGAAGGTAGTAGTTGCAGCCATTGAGATGTTTGCGGAGAAAGGGTATGCCGCTACCTCTACGAGTGAAATCGCAAAGAGAGCTGGAGTGGCTGAAGGAACGATCTTTCGTCATTATAAAACGAAAAAAGATTTACTCCTGTCAATCGTCATGCCAACCATTGTCAACTATCTTGCACCATTCTTTGCTAAAAATTTTGTCAATGAAGTATTCAATGATAAACACGCAACCTTTGAAACGTTTTTACGAACGTTAATTCAAAACCGGTACGAATTTGCAAAACAAAACTTTCCATCTTTACGGATTTTCATGCAAGAAATTCTTTACCAACAAGAACTACGTGAAGTATTCGTGACACAATTTCAAAAGCTTATTTACCCGAAGTTTACGGTTATTATTAACCATTTTCAAGAAAAAGGTGAGATTGTCGATCTGCCACCAAATACAGTTATTCGTTATCTCGTATCGAATGTCATAGGCTTGATGGTTCATCGATTCATCATTTCGCCTTCAGACGAATGGGATGACGAAACGGAAATTGAGCAAACAATCCAATTTATTATGAAAGGTTTAAAACGTGAATAA
- a CDS encoding putative holin-like toxin, protein MPLTVFESLMLCIAFATLVIAILSFDHKK, encoded by the coding sequence ATGCCTCTGACGGTATTTGAAAGTCTGATGCTTTGTATTGCGTTTGCAACGCTTGTCATTGCTATCTTGTCTTTCGACCATAAAAAATAG